The DNA segment TATCAGAAATGGACGTACTGAATGAAAGTTAAAGAGGGTTACCAAAGCCGGTCCTTAGTGCCGCAACGAGTGCGGCACTCTATCTTTAAGCGTTGCTGTCATGAGTTTCCCGCCGTTGGCTCTGATGATCAGTTTAGAAAAAGTCCTAATTGAATGGATGCGGTTGACCTTGACAGCTACGACTTGGATCTTGGATACGTCCACGTACTCAGTTCCCATCTGTTATTTTCCGGACTTAATTCGCATTATGGCGGGCGTCCCTGAAACAAACTTCAACCATTACTGTTAGCTCGTCCTTCTCCTGATTGTTGTGGAGCGCGGGCAGGCCTTTTGTGAGTATTTTAAGTGGTACGCCTACTATTACGCTTCCAGAAATCTGAGATAAGATGAATGCCTGCAGGTATCAATCGCATTCCTTGCTCATCTGTGACCTCCGTATCAGGAACACCTCGTCCAAAGTGACTACGTTCTATTGGCAAGTACAAAAGCGAAGCAGTGCCCCGCTGAACACACCAGTGAGGGTTGGGTGGGCCATTTGTGAACGCCCGCCCTAGCCACCCAAAGGAGATGCGAAAAGTCGATCGAGGTCTCTCCGGTTCTTTAGCACGCTCGCTAGAGAAAGCTCATGGTCGGGCAGAGGTCGAGCATATTCACGATGGTGACTCACTTCTCGACTCGGCCATGGGCCCAGCGAGAGAGAGAAGGAACGGGCATGCCGCCGTACCGTGTCACTCACGGGAGGGGGATGGGCACATGGTGCGAGTGATGGACGGGGatgaagtggtggtggtggtggtagccgccgtggtggtggtggtgcgagTTGATAAGGTGCGACACGGCCGCACTGCCCACGAGCGAGGCGCCCGCGGCTCCGCCAGCGAGGGCCAGCGGCGTGATCTTGCccacggccgcggcggccgcggcggcgccgAGCTTCAGAGCCTTGAGCTTCTTGCTCTGTTCCGTTGGCGGCACCAGACAGGCCACGAGGAGCAGGGTCAGGGCCACGGCCGCCAGCCGCAACTGCGAAGACATCCTGCGCGCCGGAGACGAGCGCGCATCAGCCAGGCTCACGCTGCTGTTTGCAGCGCTACGCTTGAGAAGCGGAAAGAAACTGGGCATAACAACACATCACTGCCACTGTAGAGAACTTCTGGTCACTTTATCTCCTCGGTTATTTTTGATTAGAGGGTACTGAACTACCCCGAAACTGTCATTTCAGAAGGACGTTCCAATGATTTTGACATAATTGCTCAGTTACGCTCCTTGGAGGTAATATAAAGAGGATCTAGACCATGCGCAGTGACTGAAGTCTAGGGAAAACGGAGAGTGCTGCCGTATTTCAGATCTATACTCACTTCACAGTTGTTGCCCTTTCGCCACGCATTACGTTCCTGAATCGCAGCGCCACGACTTCGCTTATACGAAAGGAGACGATGACATATCCTTTTccgaactgattttttttttagattttaaaaGTCTAGTTGCATTCTAGGAATACCCCACGTGCCCGCACAACTGGAATACATGAAAGAGAGGCACGTGGTTTGCGGTCAGGCAGTCGAGATGGACAGTTCCAGaaaagaaggaataaaagagTCATATCAATCGAGTAAAAACACCCTATAAGCCTGAGAAGGCACCCCTTTGCCCACGCCTTTACAGCCATTAGGCATCGCAATCAGAAGGGGAAGCGCTTGCACGGGATTATGCAGCATGCAGCGATTCACAAGAGTCAACGTCTAGCCGAGTCTGCCAGCTAGGCCCAGCATTGTATGCAAGGCTCATCGAGTGCCGTGGAACGAGAGAGCGCCGTGCACGCTCGAAGATCGCAATCGCACTTCCTGGCTGTGAAAGAAACGCTCGCCCAATCGTCGCATCCCGGTCAGGTGAGATGTCGACGATTCAGCCGAGTGCCCCCTCTTATCGCATCTGCCCTGCCACGCGAATCGTCATCTCGCAGTACCGTTGGCCTCGTAACACGGAGAACGTGACACACACACGCGTGCGACGCGCACCTGATTCACGACCCTGACAGTCACGTAGGAGAAATCTGTtgagtgtagcgctcgtcctggtGCCTGCACGAGCTTCGTAGCATGAACTGCACGAAGGGGCTTTCCTACTGCCACCGAATCTAAATGACAGCTCGTCTCCGCAGTCCCGTTCGGTTGACTCTCGTTACTACACCAGCAAGCCAAGCCGGCTCGGGCCCTTCCCAGTGCGAGTCCTCTCGTGGAGCGGCATAGTCCGTTCGGTGACGCAACGCACTCGCGGCGTTCGTCTCGCGTATCCCGACGAAGCACGGCGGGGGCGTGCCCGCTGCACCGGGCCTGACGGGCGAGCTCCGTGCAGCCCGTCAGTCGCGGTGCGGCCGGCGCCCGCGACTCACCCGGCGTCTGCTTTTGGTCGCGGTATATCCACTGGGAGTAGTAGAAGCGAAGGTGTGCGTGTGTCCGGTGATGCGGCCGGATGTGGCCTTTTATACGTTCTCCCCGGGTCCACGTGCTCGGCGGCGGCGGAGAggggggacgacgggggagccccCAGTCCGGGCTTCTGGGTCACCACGCCGGGCATGTCCTCGAGGCTACCGCGGCCCAGCGGGCGGAGAAAGCGGCGGGGAGAGAGAGCAGCCTCCGCTCTCGCCTAATAGGTGGACGGAAATCGAACAAGAGCACGCCGCAGCAGCAGTACGCAAAAATAAACGGGTGGAGCGGCGTTCGCGCCGGCCGCTGCCACCGCGCGCGCGCCCAGCTAAGTTTAGCATCGAGAGTGCGCGCACGGCATCGCGTCTTCCGGATAACGCCGCCGCTGGGACAAGCTACAAGCTCGGCCCGGCTGACTTTCCGGTTTTCGGGAGCCCGACGTAATCGCTTTCGACTGCTCTTTGTTCCTTTTCCCCCTCCCGCTTTCTCTCAAGCACCGAGGAGGTGATGTCTAACTGGCAAACACCGGAGGATTATATGCGGGAAACACGTAACACCGTCGCCCAGCGCCAGACGGCAGGCCCCCGCGCGCGTGTCAGCCCAATGGACGAGAGCTGCGCGCCACGCTTTCGTGAGCGCCGGCGGAGACAATGCGGTTTTGCTTTCCTGTTTGCTTTCCCAGCTCGATAATTATCGGGCTGGCGGGAAAGCTCTCGCGTGATGCTTCCTTCGCTTCGCCGCGTGCAGTGCGTTTTGCCGGTCGGTTTGTGTTTTTCGTCTTCCAGCCTCCCGCTTTCTTTAATAATACCGTAAAGTGCGGGCACAGAGTGACGCCTGGTCGGCTTAATCATATGGTTCAATTCCAAGTTTCGCACGCAGAATAAACAAAAAATACGCGGCGTCCAGTGTAATTGCTCTATATAGCGTTCTTCTCAGTGTAAATATCTGGGAAACTAGTTTTACGCGCTTAAGCAATTGCAATTTTCGAACGAACGCAGTAGACCGAGTGTACGTCGCCAAATGCAGTAATGTCTATTCACGTGGTCGCGACGCCTGCTTTGAAAACTGCTCGGGTAGTTTACAACCTTGGCACCGATTGCGCCGGCCTCTGGTGGCGCTCGCAGGAAGAACTGTGCCAGATTGAGCCGTTCTATGTATGGCATTGATGCGCTGCATATTGACGCTGACTACGACCCAGAGGATGAATACAGACATTCGAGCCCTGTGGAGTATTCTTACTTCTTCAGCGTATGATACAATAGGGAAGGAAGTTTAACGAAAGGCTAGGTAAATAACAGCACAATAAGTTTCAACGATAAAGGCCTTTCACTGGCGTACATGGGTGGCTTCTGGGAGGATATCCACTGGACTACTGCTTGAGTGAATGTCCACGACTGTGCGCTCGCTGTAAATAGCGTTAATACAAAAAAAAGCGAGTAGTGAGTCAGGCGCTTTCGCTGTGTTTAACTTCGCCCTCATGCACCGTGGTGTCAAGGCGATAAAATGATAATGTTTTGAGAACAGGATTCCGATTTTCCGCGGCGGTACAAAGCCCGAGAGGATGCCGACTGCAATATACAACGTATAACATACAAAGCACTATTTATTTCTCATAAACAACATCCATTGGATTATGGGAAGGtttatgaaaaaagaaaacagcaggagGAAGCTTGACAAGTCCAAAAGCTTGTTTCATGGCAAGAGCAAAGCTGAATAATAGGGCGTAGGAAAAAGCAATAATAAAGCACAAGCAAAACtgcaaaaaataaagaataaacaGAGCAAGTTACACAGTATGACAAAACAGTAAGCATAAAGAGACTATTGCACTCAGATCCATCACGATATATGTACTAATAACACGGATTATGCACAGTTGCTATGCAGCAATACATTACAATTACCAGCCACAAAATCAACTATACTGCATGAAAACAACGTTGCCAGGAGTAATAACTGGACAGACTAGATAACGAAGAATCTAAAACCTCAAAATTCTCATAGATGAGTGTACTCAGCAGGTCCGGCAGAGCATAACCATTCATTTGCTTAGAGTAATTAATCCGCTGGTGCTGTACGTACCAGTATTACCAGTACGTACTGCGTGTGACCCATGTGAAGGAAGCATATATTTAAAAGGCGGCAATAATGAAAGTGTTATAATAAATTACCAGTAATTTATATGCGTTTCTAAATAATCATAGATTATTTTCACTTTCCAGCACTTTAGCAAGGTGAATTCGCTTGTtgatatttcagaaaaaaatctACCGACTCTTTTTATTACTGCGTTCTTTCAATAACGCCGCTCTGGCAGTTGTAAAACCTTTTGGATGCATGAATAAAAGTTTGGGCATTCCTGGCTGAGAACAGCGTATGAGGGCGAGTGGCAATATaatgagaaaagaaaacagaaattaGAGAAAAGCACGAAAAAGAAACTGCCCAACACAACTTATAACCACCCGGCGGCGATACCTACCGATACTGCTTTGAAGGGACGGCTACTAACATAGAGCACATCGCACCCATTTGCACGCCATTTTAGGCAATTCCAGCGAAAAGAAAGATGAAAGGAGCTCGTTCCTGTTTCGGGCTCCTCGCGGCGTACGTGCCTTCGCATTGCGTTCGATTCACGTGATCGCCAGCGAACGTGCCGGGTTCGCTGCTTACCTTTCGAGCGACTAGCCTTGCTCCGTCACCTTGCTACATAAAACCAAGGTCCTACCTCACCATCTGCTCAACGTACGCCAGGACGTTTCCACTCGCagtagcggaggcggcggcggacaTCAGAGCGTTCAAAGTAACCTCCGGCTCTGCTGCGCGACCCTTTCACTTGGAGTCCGGCGCCGCGCTCAAGCCCATGGTCCTAGGTGGTGCATCGATGGTCTGGCGGAACCTGTTGATGCTGCTGTGAGTCGTGCATCGACGGCGCAGCACCGAGCCATGTTCGACCTGCAACAGCCGTCGTCGATCTACGGCTACACCCTCGTGCTAAATGCATGGGGCCTGAGGAAGGTCTTCCCCATCGCCTACGGTAAGATGTGGGCTTCCTACGTGATGGCAGCATATGTATCATTACTTGGTGGTGCACTGGAGTACGTCCCTCTCTTCGTCCAGACCCTGGACCTCCTCTGCGATTTTTCGTTCAAAAGAAGCCTTCTTGCCCAGTTGTATCAATACAGCAAGCCGGTGTCTGACGCTAAAGATTACGCTGGTGAGAGTCAACCGCTGATGAAGACTACAGCAGACGTAAGGCACAATGTCATCGTTGACTGCATCCTGCAGTCACTGTTGCTGGCGCAACACGGCCAGGACGGTTATCATGGCGTAAGCATTTACGTGCCGCTTCTGATTCTTCACTGCCCTGCCGTTCACAAGACCAACTCTGTTTTTGAAGCTCCACGTGACTTTGGGACACCTGGTCTCGTCACAATCGAAGGCACGCAAGAGCTCGTCACCCTGCCGGGATATTTTGTCCAGGATGCTTCTGAAGCCTTCTGTCTCATGAAGATCCTTGGTCTTAGTTCACCTTGTGCACTTACGCCATATGCCTTTAACGTCATCGGAAGCGTTCAGCCGCATATAAACGCGCTCAAACATCTGAGTCGTGATGCTGAAGGATTCCTCCGCATCGCAATCGGCCCTTTGGATGAAACGCGTGGAATTATTCTGCCACTTCGCCTTGATGACTGCAAAAGAGCCAACGAAAAACCTTCTGACCTGCCGTTGGCCAAGGCTGCTACTCGTCTCCTTCGTCTTACAGCAGACCCTACTGACGGTGCACCCGCTGTGCTTTTGCCATCTGCCGTCCGGGATGCCAtagaagacgaggaagaacttgtgcaccacCTGGAGGAGGAGCATGCCACGGCCGGCGTTGGTGATGGCCAGGGTGACCGGGGAAGAATGGTGCGGCAGCTGCGCTTCAGGACGTCGACTTGCAGCCGGCGTGTCGTCTTCGCTGCGTCTCGTCGACCGACGCCGAAGGCAAGATGAACGTGTGGAGTAGCCGCATGTTGGACCCTTCGGTATATGCAGCGTGGCTATTCGTCATGACGTCGTCAATTTTccgtggaaatgaatttcgccaCCGGCGAATCACAAGCCGGATGGAGTACTGGCATAGAATGTGCAAGTGGCGTTAAACACGTTGGTTTTGAGGTTTTATCTAGGATTTTGTGGGCGGAAAACTATGACTGTTTTAGCTTTTACATGAGTGCGTTTATCACGGCTTGTGCTTTCAGCCATATGCTGCTGCAAGCGTAAGTTTGAAGCCAATTAATAAATTTACCGTTCGACGCCATCTCTAGCTTGTTCGTACGCAAAATAGATTCTGCGGCGCCGGCAGATATCGTTGGTCACTGTGAGAACAGCAGTCTCTAGAAATGTTATGCAGTTGCGAATTTTTTCTGCCGATATCTATCTGATCCGGAAAATTTGGCTTGTTGTTAGACCATTACCATTTCCAGTTACATATTATTAGGGGTGCACTGATGGGAATAACGACCGTAACTTCGCCGATGTCGGTAGCATACTCTGTGTTGCCTGAAAATTGTTAATTCTTCCCGGCATGTTTCTAAGCTTAATAGGGTAGAAAGTTCGGCCAGTTGGTGTCGTGACATAGTTAAAAAAacttgcgcagaataacacaggacgggagggagaaacacgcgcacacacacacacgagcgcaaacttgcaactgtattttcagaagtcatacaccgccttaagaagcagagggcgcaagcgtacaaaatccacaacatcacgtgtgggaagaaaagagcacacacatagatacagtaaaaattgcatcaagaataGGCACATGCAGAATCTTATCAGAACTAATCGGAAAGGCGAGTACTTTTTTGAGAAGGGCCACCGAAGCCTTACTCACGCAGCCTTCCGTGGTGCTAATTttaagggcctctacaatttcccgggccagcctatcggaagctcgcccgataacaacagtagaacggaggaaaggacgacactgctgtttcttcttcttattcctgTCAGTATAGTGTTCGCATTTGAGTCAATGCAAAGACAGGTTCGATCCGGCACTTGCGGCcagggaattggcatgctctctgagcctgtcattgagacagcgccctgtctggcctatgtacacagacCCACAGCTGAGCGGAATCTTATACACCGCACCaacagtgcaaggcacaaactgagTTTGGTGTTTGGTTGCACATTTGttcttcgcccttttgctttGGCACCTGCTGGTCATGGCGCACAGGCGGGACaatttcaaggggggggggggggggggggggggcataccaATTCTCTAGGCGCAAGTGGCGGCTCGAAcctgtctttgcattgcctcaaatgcgaacactatactgacaggaataagaagaaacagcagtgccgtcctttcctccgttctactgttgttatcgggcgagcttccgataggctggcccgggaaattgtagaggcccttaaaattagcaccacggaaggctgcgtgagtaaggcttcggtggcccttctcaaaaaagaactcgCCTTTCCGATTAGTAACGCTCAGGTCTCACCTCATGCACGTACTAATCTTTCGCCCTTTCCGATTAGTTCTGATAAGATTCTGCATGTGCCTGctcttgatgcaatttttactggATCTATGTgcgtgctcttttcttcccacacgtgatgttctggattttgtacgcttgcgccctctctgcttcttaaggcggtgtatgATTTCTGAAAATACActtgcaagtttgcgctcgtgtgtgtgtgtgcgtgtttctccctcccgtcctgtgttattctgcgcaaagtttttttaACTATGTTTCTAAGATTGCGAACCCATACGAAATGGTAAAATTGGGAAAGCGGAAAGCGAAGTGGGAAAAGCGGTAAATGTCGAGTAACGCTTAGAATCTCACTTAGAGCAAGCCCAGCCTTAGGCAGCATAGGTGTCGTCGTCATTTTAGTGACGCAGCCCAGCTTTCTTCATCGCTTTAGTGATGCAATTCTGAAAGGGCGCCTGAACCCCAGTACGTACGGGAGAGAAGTGAAGACATAGAAGCAACTTCTagcagagtgagtgagtgagtcaaaAACTGTTCGTTCTCGAGAATATTTGAAGTCGACTTCAGTGGGCGGGTCTGTTAGTACGGGGCTCCAGCGGTCATGACTGCAGAGCATGACTGGTCGGCCAATCTGACTTGTTCGTCCAGGTGGCCTCCCACAGATCCGGTGTGGGATTCTGCATGTATGGGACTGCTGGCATTTTCTGACAGCCCCATGTGGTGTGGTATAGTGTTGGTCTGTCTCCGCACTAAGGGCATGCTAGCAAAGGACTGTGTTATCCTCGGCATTCAGGCGCTTCCACAGCTTATGCTGTGTCTGAACGCCGGGAAAGGGTTCCTGCGTGTGAACAAGTAAGAGCCTTGGAGTAAGAGCCGAAACACCCTCGGGGCGAGTGAAAACGCTGGTCACTATAGAGCCCGAGGGAGGTTGGGGTGGGAAATCTTGGCTTAGAGGAAGGGATCATAGATCCTTGCCCCTGTTAGGGCACCATGCCTCAGAGGGTCGGAGACCCCGACTGCTTCCGTGATAAAGGAGTGTGCTTGGAGGCTCTCACGAGGCGAAGAACTAGTACTTTTCCGCTACGGAAGCTTGAAAAAGGAGCTCGACTTTATTCGAATAACTTGCCAGATCCCACGCTATCCCTAGTCCCAACCTAATTCCAATGACTCACCCCCCGCATCCAAATCCCCTTTCCCTTCAGCCCACCATTCGAGCTACACCCCAGGAGAGATTAGAGGCGCTCGCCGAGCCCCCGCTAACCCGGCTGTGGGTTCGCTTTAAACTAGCTTCCTCCATAATTATCgttacagcgcaaaagacgaggacgagacgagtacacagacacggcgctgaacttactacTAATCTTTATTGAGGTTTTCCACTGCTCGAATACTGTGGCGAAAAATCTCATGAAAATACAcgcacatacaaatgacaagaaTTACACAACAAGAGCTCTGCACACGACAAAAGGGACACATGACCAGCTGTGCGCATTTCCCTAAAGATCTTTAAGAAAACCAAGTTCTTTATGTGACAGAGCTATCGAGGCGGTGCTTACGCATTGGTCTTGGCGTCTATGAATTTCGTAGGCTTCAATAATCTCTGTTGTGATTTTGTTGCGGCTATCTGTCAAATCTTCACACTATCTGAAAATGAGGTAACATGGCTTCTTctttttctcgtttctttttttctgcgcagTCCCTGCAATGAATGCCCAGGTGACCAGCCACGGTGTTGCTCACGTTTTTATCGTGTTTCCGTAGCCGgcacagaggatatgcgcgcataccaggaaatcacacaatactacagactaaatcgtcAGATTTATCCTGGAGCGGACAAAACGttcaataaaaaagaggaggttctttggaggaaattacagacaggggtttttcccaacccagtactctacagcaagtggcatcctacagtattcaggtcaaagtgcaaattttgcgatcagccagcaaatttggtccacatggtgtggacgtgcccggctaaatatgatagctcacgcactatagaatcctgggaggctttgctccgcagcccagaccccaacgtccagcaagacatcatcggtcaagcccttgctgctgctgtatcccaagggatcccggccgacggctagggccgacaggggagatggacttctctcctggcgttcattgactggtgttacaatcaagttgtttctctctcccttccgtagccggtcattgagacatCTACCTGTTTGTCCCTTGGAATGCCCGTCTTTTGCACTGTAACGATAAAGACACACCAACATGCCCAAGATTCTACTTTGTCCTccataatattttatttttccaccCTAGGGTGCGCAAAATCTTATTTATCCAAAATGACTTGTTCATTTGCATTTACTACTGGGTTAAGCATGTTGTGCGTACGCGGTGCAGGCGGGAGCTCAATATTGCTCGGttattaaggcgtaagccttacttTGTGTGTTGACCTTCGATGGTACCCGTAAAAAATGGCGTCCTCATGAAACCTGGCAGGTGGcgattaaattaattattggccgctcgaggttgctcgggaagagcaacctggattaCGCAAGTCTCACAAGaggcaaatcaaatcaaatcaaattcatttatttcaccacatatATACATGgtaggagctcttgggcaaaaagctgctcggggcagcttgacgaggTCCAAGAGACCATAACAAGGTAGAGCTGTGCATATACATGATTGCAATATGACAAGAAAACAATATTATATGAATGTTATATACAATGAAAACACGGCTTGTGTATACAATACAAAAATTGACTCTGTAGAGAAGTGAGCATATTACATATGCTCAAAAACCAACTATCGTAGGCGACGTAATTTGTATTTGTATCAGTATTTGATAAAGAAACACAATGTGATCAAAAGTTGGACAGACATTTAGGCTTTACAGTGCATTTAGAAATTGTACCCGCAAGTCGTTTCTTGTGGGCTTAGCGTTAAATTTAAACTTGGTTAACCTTTTACTTGCCAATGTTCCGAAAGTGGAACATACGATACttgattttttatttccttccccaTCTATcgcagctttttctttttgttttcgcataCTCACTGATACTTGTAGAGAACataccaattttaatttttattatcaGCCTATTTAGAAGCTTTGGATAAATGCTCACAAACAAGCATATTTTGCGTTCCTTCAGCGCTATACGTTTGTTGAATTATTTCGCAGGAAAAATGTAATGTTGCAATGAGCAGAGCAGAACCAAAATATCGCCATATAGTTAGGTattactgtgaaaaaaaaataaaaaaggtaaaGACACTCTAGTTTTCAGTTTTTAGAGATTTATGCGAATGTTCCATTTTTGGAACATTGGCGTTTTACGGTGTCAAAAGTAGCGTAGACTCGCGCATGCATTTCGccgtgtttttcttcttttttggcatGTTGATGGTGCCCTCTAGGTGTCGTTTTGCACAAACTTGAAGACTATCTTTCCTTGGCATTATTTTGACTGCGCTTTTGCGTGGCACGTGGATGGAGCAGCCTACAACTGCACCGCATAGCTGCTTCAATCGTCGTGAATGTAAGTAGAGAACGACTTCGCGGCTGGTTTTATATTGTAGTACTATACTTCTCAACGCAATAACTCTCTTTGTAGGTCATGGCACAACGCTTCCTCACACTGGAGGCCGCAATTGACCTTTTCTTCAGCCTTCCCGAGGACGAACGCGAAGGTGCGTCTATATGCCAATTGCCGCCTGATGAAGATGGCAATATTACTGATGAGGAGCACGTGAACGAAAATGACTTTTCTGAAGTTGTTCCCGATGATGTTTGCGGGCACGTTGAAGTTATGCAGTGCTGTGATGAAGAAGTTGATTCGCCTACTGCATGTTCGGATCCTGAGCCACGACGAAAGAAACCAGCGCGGAGCCAGTCGACTGCTGGAAAAGGGCGCAAGTCTGCAAACAAGGCTGGAAAAACAATAACTCCAAAGCGCTCCCTTAGCGCAGTATGGGGTGACCGTGCTACGTTTGACAAAACACTTCCCAGAGAGGACCCTCTGTTGTTGCTAGAGGCATTTCCTGAGCTAGCGGACATGAGCCGATTTATGCTGTTCAGCAAAATTATTCCTCCAGAATATCTTGGTTCACTGGCTGAACTGACAGCAAGGTACGCACTCCAAAAGGGGGAGGAGGTGGACGTCACAGGAGCGGACATAGGTCAGTTTTTCGGTCTCTTACTTTTCAGCGGATATCACTCCGTTCCATCTGAGGACTCGTATTGGAGCTCCGCAGAATACCTTCGTGTGCCTTTAGTCGCGAC comes from the Amblyomma americanum isolate KBUSLIRL-KWMA chromosome 1, ASM5285725v1, whole genome shotgun sequence genome and includes:
- the LOC144136176 gene encoding uncharacterized protein LOC144136176 — protein: MPGVVTQKPGLGAPPSSPLSAAAEHVDPGRTYKRPHPAASPDTRTPSLLLLPVDIPRPKADAGMSSQLRLAAVALTLLLVACLVPPTEQSKKLKALKLGAAAAAAAVGKITPLALAGGAAGASLVGSAAVSHLINSHHHHHGGYHHHHHFIPVHHSHHVPIPLPYPVHTHHDHHHHHGLVDFGYADHGFGHGHGHGHGHGHGFFADYGHGFGGGFGGGLGGFGYGGHGDYDGWW